Proteins from a genomic interval of Mycobacteriales bacterium:
- a CDS encoding NUDIX domain-containing protein has product MTAAGEHLARAAEVRRLHALLAATPRHPVHAPELQAAVRAFETPVRETVAALRRGDPGAVEEALAFLEADPRCFRSGYLKADVMHALAQRDLRDVRDRVRAVVAHRLRHREPRLLRHAARLAAAVWDEPLRRLVEEVRDTGDETQRAEAARLLDLVAVTAGAVPVVRPSARVLLLDDRDRLLLFRGVDPDRPGRRFWYPPGGGIEAGETAADAARREVLEETGLRDVVLGPHVWNRRHVAAFGGAVNDCRETWFLARVAAFDVDTSGFTELERRTITEHRWWTLAELAATTDRLTPRDLARLLAGLLRDGPPPSPVTVPV; this is encoded by the coding sequence ATGACGGCGGCGGGGGAGCACCTGGCCCGGGCGGCGGAGGTCCGCCGGCTGCACGCGCTGCTCGCCGCGACGCCGCGCCACCCGGTCCACGCGCCCGAGCTCCAGGCCGCGGTGCGGGCGTTCGAGACGCCGGTGCGGGAGACGGTCGCGGCGCTGCGGCGCGGCGACCCGGGTGCCGTCGAGGAGGCGCTGGCGTTCCTCGAGGCGGACCCGCGCTGCTTCCGGTCCGGCTACCTCAAGGCCGACGTCATGCACGCGCTCGCGCAACGCGACCTCCGCGACGTGCGCGACCGCGTGCGCGCGGTCGTGGCGCACCGGCTGCGGCACCGCGAGCCGCGGCTGCTGCGGCACGCCGCGCGGCTGGCCGCCGCCGTGTGGGACGAGCCGTTGCGCCGGCTGGTCGAGGAGGTGCGCGACACCGGCGACGAGACGCAACGCGCCGAGGCCGCCCGGCTGCTCGACCTGGTCGCCGTGACCGCCGGCGCGGTGCCGGTCGTGCGGCCGTCGGCGCGGGTGCTGCTGCTGGACGACCGCGACCGCCTGCTGCTGTTCCGCGGCGTCGACCCGGACCGGCCAGGCCGGAGGTTCTGGTACCCGCCGGGCGGCGGCATCGAGGCGGGCGAGACGGCGGCGGACGCGGCGCGGCGCGAGGTGCTGGAGGAGACCGGCCTGCGCGACGTCGTGCTCGGCCCGCACGTGTGGAACCGCCGGCACGTCGCGGCGTTCGGCGGCGCCGTCAACGACTGCCGCGAGACGTGGTTCCTCGCCCGCGTCGCGGCGTTCGACGTCGACACGTCGGGGTTCACCGAGCTGGAACGCCGCACCATCACCGAGCACCGCTGGTGGACGCTCGCCGAGCTGGCGGCGACGACCGACCGGCTGACGCCGCGCGACCTGGCCCGGCTGCTCGCCGGGCTGCTCCGCGACGGCCCGCCGCCGTCGCCCGTGACGGTGCCGGTCTAG
- a CDS encoding ATP-binding cassette domain-containing protein — MSYVDVAHLSYVLPDGRPLLEDVSFRVGDGAHVALVGANGAGKTTLLRLVTGDLQPTAGVVTHGGRLGVMRQFIGSIHDDSTVRDLLLSLGDPALHVAGKELDAAELAMMERDDEKTSMRYAHALAAWGDAGGYDAEVLWDTCTVAAFGEPFDRVGHRLVRTLSGGEQKRLALEALIRSDAAVLLLDEPDNYLDVEGKRWLERTVNDCPKTVLYVSHDRELLANTATKVVTVEARTAWVHGGGFASYHEARQARIDRLDELHRRWDEEHQRLKDLVTTLRVQAKISPDMASRYRAMVTRLEKFEAAGPPPERPKEQKVAMRLGGGRTGVRALVVADLELTGLTKPWSAEVFFGERVGVLGPNGTGKSHFLRLLAGEDVAHTGEARLGARVVPGYFAQTHDDRSLQEKTLVEVLHAEGHDRGKAMARLRRYELDGAGDQTFRNLSGGQQARFQILLLEVRGATMLLLDEPTDNLDIASAEALEEGLAAFEGTVLAVTHDRWFMRSFDRFLVFGEDGVVSESLTAF, encoded by the coding sequence GTGAGCTACGTCGACGTCGCCCATCTCTCGTACGTGCTGCCGGACGGGCGGCCGCTGCTGGAGGACGTGTCGTTCCGCGTCGGCGACGGCGCGCACGTCGCGCTCGTCGGCGCCAACGGCGCCGGCAAGACGACGCTGCTGCGGCTCGTCACCGGCGACCTGCAGCCGACCGCGGGCGTCGTCACGCACGGCGGGCGGCTCGGCGTGATGCGGCAGTTCATCGGCTCGATCCACGACGACTCGACGGTGCGCGACCTGCTGCTCTCGCTCGGCGACCCGGCGCTGCACGTCGCCGGCAAGGAGCTGGACGCGGCCGAGCTGGCGATGATGGAGCGCGACGACGAGAAGACGTCGATGCGCTACGCGCACGCGCTCGCCGCGTGGGGCGACGCGGGCGGCTACGACGCCGAGGTGCTCTGGGACACCTGCACGGTGGCGGCGTTCGGGGAGCCGTTCGACCGCGTCGGGCACCGGCTGGTCCGCACCCTCTCGGGCGGGGAGCAGAAGCGGCTCGCGCTGGAGGCGCTGATCCGTTCCGACGCGGCGGTGCTGCTGCTGGACGAGCCGGACAACTACCTCGACGTCGAGGGGAAGCGCTGGCTGGAACGCACCGTCAACGACTGCCCGAAGACCGTCCTCTACGTCTCGCACGACCGCGAGCTGCTCGCCAACACCGCGACCAAGGTCGTCACCGTCGAGGCGCGGACGGCGTGGGTGCACGGCGGCGGGTTCGCGAGCTACCACGAGGCGCGGCAGGCGCGAATCGACCGGCTGGACGAGCTGCACCGGCGCTGGGACGAGGAGCACCAGCGGCTCAAGGACCTGGTCACCACGCTGCGCGTGCAGGCGAAGATCTCGCCGGACATGGCGTCGCGGTACCGCGCGATGGTCACGCGGCTGGAGAAGTTCGAGGCGGCCGGCCCCCCGCCGGAACGGCCGAAGGAGCAGAAGGTCGCGATGCGCCTCGGCGGCGGCCGCACCGGCGTCCGCGCCCTCGTCGTCGCGGACCTGGAGCTGACCGGGCTGACCAAGCCGTGGTCGGCGGAGGTGTTCTTCGGCGAGCGGGTCGGCGTGCTCGGCCCCAACGGCACCGGCAAGTCGCACTTCCTCCGGCTGCTCGCCGGCGAGGACGTAGCGCACACCGGCGAGGCGCGGCTCGGCGCGCGCGTCGTGCCCGGGTACTTCGCGCAGACGCACGACGACCGGTCGTTGCAGGAGAAGACGCTGGTCGAGGTGCTGCACGCGGAGGGGCACGATCGCGGCAAGGCGATGGCCCGGCTGCGCCGGTACGAGCTCGACGGCGCGGGCGACCAGACGTTCCGCAACCTGTCGGGCGGGCAGCAGGCGCGGTTCCAGATCCTGCTGCTCGAGGTGCGCGGCGCCACGATGCTGCTGCTGGACGAGCCGACCGACAACCTCGACATCGCCTCGGCGGAGGCGCTGGAGGAGGGGCTGGCGGCGTTCGAGGGGACGGTGCTGGCGGTGACGCACGACCGGTGGTTCATGCGGTCGTTCGACCGGTTCCTGGTGTTCGGCGAGGACGGCGTGGTGTCGGAGTCGCTCACGGCGTTCTGA
- a CDS encoding SGNH/GDSL hydrolase family protein, producing the protein MGVVRRVAAGLAATTVAGGALLAVEALAVTRREFLSAETAPMVRGQFGRAFAPPLRLAVLGDSTAAGVGVSRVEDSVAGRVAQAVADTGRFVTVDGLAVSGSRAADLAPQVSRALVHPPEVALVLIGANDATHATRLTSVRADVRAAVERLRRAGVAVVVGTCPDMGSSTAFLHPLREVVAWEGRRVGAATRDAAGDAGAVTVDIGAATGAAFRRDPRRYLSSDEFHPSADGYALWADALRPAVLDAAAHFPVG; encoded by the coding sequence ATGGGCGTGGTACGGCGCGTGGCCGCCGGGCTGGCGGCGACGACCGTCGCCGGCGGGGCGCTGCTGGCGGTCGAGGCGCTCGCGGTGACGCGGCGGGAGTTCCTGTCGGCGGAGACGGCGCCGATGGTGCGCGGGCAGTTCGGGCGGGCGTTCGCGCCGCCGCTGCGGCTCGCGGTCCTCGGCGACTCGACGGCCGCCGGCGTCGGCGTCTCGCGCGTCGAGGACTCCGTCGCCGGGCGGGTCGCGCAGGCGGTCGCGGACACCGGGCGGTTCGTCACCGTCGACGGGCTCGCCGTCTCCGGCTCGCGGGCGGCGGACCTGGCGCCGCAGGTGTCGCGCGCGCTGGTGCACCCGCCGGAGGTCGCCCTCGTCCTCATCGGCGCCAACGACGCCACGCACGCCACGCGCCTCACCTCCGTACGCGCGGACGTCCGCGCGGCGGTCGAGCGGCTGCGCCGCGCGGGGGTCGCAGTCGTCGTCGGGACGTGCCCGGACATGGGTTCGTCCACGGCGTTCCTCCACCCGTTGCGCGAGGTCGTGGCGTGGGAGGGGCGGCGCGTCGGGGCGGCCACCCGCGATGCCGCCGGGGACGCGGGCGCGGTGACCGTCGACATCGGCGCCGCGACCGGAGCGGCGTTCCGCCGCGACCCGCGCCGGTACCTGTCGTCCGACGAGTTCCACCCGTCCGCCGACGGCTACGCGCTGTGGGCGGACGCGCTGCGCCCCGCGGTCCTCGACGCGGCGGCACATTTCCCGGTCGGCTAG
- a CDS encoding acetyl-CoA C-acetyltransferase translates to MAEAVIVATARSPIGRAFKGSLKDLRPDDLTATIIRAALDKVPALDPHTIDDIMLGCGLPGGEQGFNMARVVATLLGLDDVPGTTLTRYCASSLQTTRMAFHAIKAGEGDVFVSAGVECVSRYAKGNSDSHPDTTNPAFAEAQQRSETFAQGGQTWHDPREDGQLPDIYLAMGQTAENLAQLKGITREMQDEFGVRSQNLAEKALADGFWQREITPVTTPDGTEVSADDGPRPGVTLEGVQGLKPVFRPDGTITAGNCCPLNDGAAAVVVMSDTKAAELGITPLARIVATGVSALSPEIMGLGPVQATRNALRNAGMTIDDIDLVEINEAFAAQVIPSYQDLGIDLDKLNVHGGAIAVGHPFGMTGARITGTLINGLDFRDKTLGLETMCVGGGQGMAMIVERLG, encoded by the coding sequence ATGGCCGAGGCCGTCATCGTCGCCACCGCCCGCTCGCCGATCGGGCGCGCGTTCAAGGGCTCGCTCAAGGACCTGCGGCCGGACGACCTGACCGCGACGATCATCCGGGCCGCGCTGGACAAGGTGCCCGCGCTCGACCCGCACACGATCGACGACATCATGCTCGGCTGCGGCCTCCCCGGCGGCGAGCAGGGGTTCAACATGGCGCGCGTCGTCGCGACGCTGCTCGGCCTGGACGACGTGCCCGGCACGACGCTGACCCGCTACTGCGCGTCCAGCCTCCAGACGACGCGGATGGCGTTCCACGCGATCAAGGCGGGCGAGGGCGACGTGTTCGTCAGCGCCGGCGTCGAGTGCGTCAGCCGGTACGCGAAGGGCAACAGCGACAGCCACCCCGACACCACCAACCCGGCATTCGCGGAGGCGCAGCAGCGCTCGGAGACGTTCGCGCAGGGCGGCCAGACCTGGCACGACCCGCGCGAGGACGGCCAGCTCCCCGACATCTACCTGGCGATGGGCCAGACCGCCGAGAACCTCGCCCAGCTCAAGGGGATCACCCGCGAGATGCAGGACGAGTTCGGCGTGCGGTCGCAGAACCTCGCCGAGAAGGCGCTCGCCGACGGCTTCTGGCAGCGCGAGATCACGCCCGTCACGACGCCCGACGGCACCGAGGTCAGCGCCGACGACGGCCCGCGCCCCGGCGTGACGCTGGAGGGCGTGCAGGGGCTCAAGCCGGTGTTCCGCCCCGACGGCACCATCACGGCCGGCAACTGCTGCCCGCTCAACGACGGCGCCGCCGCCGTGGTCGTCATGTCCGACACGAAGGCCGCCGAGCTCGGCATCACGCCGCTCGCGCGGATCGTCGCCACCGGCGTCAGCGCGTTGAGCCCGGAGATCATGGGCCTCGGCCCGGTCCAGGCGACGCGGAACGCGCTGCGCAACGCCGGCATGACCATCGACGACATCGACCTGGTCGAGATCAACGAGGCGTTCGCGGCGCAGGTGATCCCGAGCTACCAGGACCTCGGCATCGACCTGGACAAGCTCAACGTGCACGGCGGCGCGATCGCGGTCGGCCACCCGTTCGGCATGACCGGGGCCCGGATCACCGGCACGCTGATCAACGGCCTGGACTTCCGCGACAAGACGCTCGGGCTCGAGACGATGTGCGTGGGCGGCGGCCAGGGCATGGCGATGATCGTGGAGCGCCTCGGTTAG